A DNA window from Pedomonas mirosovicensis contains the following coding sequences:
- the rpmB gene encoding 50S ribosomal protein L28: MSRVCELTGKGTMVGNNVSHANNKTKRRFLPNLQNVTFLSDALGSSVTFRVAAAGARSVEHAGGLDKWLLKTHDDKLSLKARRVKRLVAKALAEASVEQAA; encoded by the coding sequence ATGTCGCGCGTTTGCGAACTGACCGGCAAGGGCACCATGGTGGGCAACAACGTGTCCCACGCCAACAACAAGACGAAGCGCCGCTTTCTGCCGAACCTGCAGAACGTGACGTTCCTGTCCGATGCCCTGGGTTCCTCGGTCACCTTCCGCGTCGCCGCTGCGGGCGCCCGTTCGGTGGAGCATGCCGGTGGCCTCGACAAGTGGCTGCTGAAGACCCACGACGACAAGCTGTCGCTGAAGGCGCGCCGCGTAAAGCGTCTGGTCGCCAAGGCGCTGGCCGAAGCTTCGGTCGAGCAGGCCGCCTAA
- a CDS encoding Dps family protein, whose product MATPEMKETLEIGLTAEARAKVVGILNRLLADEFSLYARARAFHWNVTGRHFKQDHALFEEEYEALDETIDEVAERARSLGGTVQATLSQYVQNRTIPEVDSTELTSEQMIASMRDGHEALARQLREDIHAADEVGDEGTADFLTALLEAHEKRAWMLRSHLA is encoded by the coding sequence ATGGCCACGCCAGAGATGAAGGAAACCCTTGAGATTGGCCTTACCGCCGAGGCGCGCGCCAAGGTCGTCGGCATTCTCAACCGGCTGCTGGCCGATGAATTCTCCCTCTATGCCCGCGCCCGCGCCTTCCACTGGAACGTGACCGGCCGCCACTTCAAGCAGGACCACGCCCTGTTCGAGGAGGAGTATGAAGCCCTCGACGAGACCATCGACGAGGTGGCCGAGCGCGCCCGCTCGCTGGGCGGCACGGTGCAGGCGACGCTGAGCCAATATGTGCAGAACCGCACCATTCCCGAGGTGGACAGCACGGAGTTGACCTCCGAGCAGATGATCGCCTCCATGCGCGATGGCCACGAGGCGCTGGCCCGCCAGCTGCGCGAGGACATCCATGCCGCCGACGAGGTGGGCGACGAAGGCACTGCCGACTTCCTCACCGCGCTCCTGGAAGCGCACGAGAAGCGGGCCTGGATGCTGCGCTCGCACCTCGCCTGA
- a CDS encoding LrgB family protein → MAGLMEMLPNAASLAQVAGGILATMLAYGVALRLGKLTRQHPLANPILIAALLLIAGLALARLPVRGYMSSVEPLRWLLGPATVAFGLPIYRQRALIISAGKALIGAILIGSLAGIVSAVGLAKLLDLSPVTIRALSAKSITSPFAIAVMERLGGPAELAAGLVIVTGLLGAILLPVLLKRERERDPESYALALGLSAHIVGSQHVARIAPQALSIASLALTLAGLATTLLLPLLWPWIAG, encoded by the coding sequence ATGGCTGGGCTGATGGAGATGCTGCCGAATGCTGCAAGCCTCGCCCAGGTGGCGGGCGGCATTCTTGCCACCATGCTCGCCTACGGGGTGGCGCTGCGCCTCGGCAAGCTCACCCGCCAGCACCCGCTGGCCAACCCCATCCTCATCGCCGCGCTGCTGCTGATCGCCGGGCTGGCGCTCGCCCGTCTGCCGGTGCGCGGCTACATGAGCAGCGTCGAGCCGCTGCGCTGGCTGCTGGGGCCGGCGACGGTTGCCTTCGGCCTGCCCATCTATCGCCAGCGGGCGCTCATCATCTCGGCAGGAAAGGCGCTTATCGGGGCCATTCTCATCGGCTCGCTCGCGGGCATCGTCTCGGCCGTGGGGCTGGCCAAGCTGCTGGACCTCTCGCCGGTGACCATCAGGGCGCTCTCGGCCAAGTCCATCACCAGCCCGTTCGCCATCGCCGTGATGGAGCGGCTGGGCGGACCGGCGGAACTGGCGGCGGGCCTCGTCATCGTCACCGGCCTTCTGGGCGCGATCCTGCTGCCCGTCCTCCTCAAGCGCGAGCGGGAGCGCGACCCGGAAAGCTACGCGCTGGCGCTGGGCCTTTCCGCCCATATCGTCGGCAGCCAGCACGTGGCGCGCATCGCGCCGCAGGCGCTCAGCATCGCCAGCCTGGCATTGACGCTGGCCGGGCTGGCCACCACTCTCCTGCTGCCGCTGCTGTGGCCATGGATCGCAGGCTGA
- a CDS encoding YciI family protein — MPHFLIQGWDKPNSQDLRAATRPEHLRHVNSGQVKVVIAGPMLTDDGQPIGSMLVVEAESRAEVEAFANADPYAKAGLFGRIDILVWRQVIPA; from the coding sequence ATGCCCCACTTCCTCATCCAGGGTTGGGACAAGCCCAATTCGCAGGATCTGCGCGCCGCCACCCGCCCGGAGCACCTTCGGCATGTGAATTCCGGCCAGGTAAAGGTGGTGATCGCCGGCCCCATGCTGACGGACGACGGCCAACCCATCGGCTCCATGCTGGTGGTGGAAGCGGAGAGCCGCGCAGAGGTGGAAGCCTTCGCCAATGCCGACCCTTACGCGAAAGCCGGCCTGTTCGGGCGCATCGATATTCTTGTCTGGCGGCAGGTCATTCCCGCCTGA
- a CDS encoding CidA/LrgA family protein: MFPRFLHSVRAYLPGLAVLAVLTLAGWWASQPLGLPGPVIGLAAYVALLLAFPALERSTQAAAEGLLKLLGLLITPAAVGLALHADTLRSEVGRLALVVVLSTVATGVATMLAYKGLRKWLG, encoded by the coding sequence ATGTTCCCGCGTTTCCTCCATTCCGTTCGCGCATACCTGCCCGGCCTCGCCGTGCTGGCGGTGCTGACGCTCGCCGGCTGGTGGGCGAGCCAGCCTCTTGGCCTGCCCGGCCCGGTCATCGGCCTTGCCGCCTATGTCGCCTTGCTGCTCGCCTTCCCCGCGCTCGAGCGCTCCACGCAGGCCGCCGCCGAAGGGCTGCTGAAGCTGCTCGGCCTGCTCATCACTCCCGCCGCCGTGGGGCTGGCGCTGCACGCCGACACGCTGCGAAGCGAAGTGGGCCGGCTGGCGCTGGTGGTGGTGCTCTCCACCGTGGCGACCGGGGTTGCCACCATGCTCGCCTATAAGGGACTCCGCAAATGGCTGGGCTGA
- a CDS encoding glutathione S-transferase family protein, with the protein MELFWAPQTRSITALWMLEEAGLPYSRTLIDIRSGPERPADFLKVNPMGKVPALRDGEAMMGETTAICAYVADKARSAELAPTLDDPARGRYLHWLYFRAGCMEAAFGEKLQGWTTDSTAAGWGSFDKTMDVVESAVTPGPWLLGDRFSAADVAMGSSLWYGLYLLKVIEGRPGIEAYVARCTERPAFQRAMAINAAGA; encoded by the coding sequence ATGGAACTATTCTGGGCACCGCAGACGCGGTCAATCACGGCCCTATGGATGCTGGAAGAGGCGGGGCTTCCCTATAGCCGTACGCTGATCGATATTCGCAGCGGGCCGGAGCGGCCGGCCGACTTCCTGAAGGTCAACCCCATGGGCAAGGTGCCTGCCTTGCGCGATGGCGAGGCGATGATGGGGGAAACCACCGCCATCTGCGCCTATGTGGCGGACAAGGCGCGCAGCGCAGAGCTCGCCCCGACGCTGGATGACCCCGCCCGCGGCCGCTACCTGCACTGGCTGTATTTCCGCGCCGGCTGCATGGAAGCTGCCTTCGGCGAGAAGCTGCAGGGCTGGACGACGGATTCCACCGCCGCCGGCTGGGGCAGCTTCGATAAAACCATGGATGTCGTCGAGTCGGCGGTGACGCCCGGCCCCTGGCTGCTGGGCGACCGGTTCAGCGCGGCGGACGTCGCCATGGGCTCCAGCCTCTGGTACGGCCTGTATCTTCTCAAGGTCATCGAAGGGCGGCCGGGCATCGAGGCCTATGTGGCCCGCTGCACCGAACGCCCGGCCTTCCAGCGGGCCATGGCGATCAACGCCGCTGGGGCCTGA